In Papaver somniferum cultivar HN1 chromosome 1, ASM357369v1, whole genome shotgun sequence, a genomic segment contains:
- the LOC113349690 gene encoding calmodulin-binding transcription activator 5-like: protein MGLREEEAIGIVGLNQEFREESRWVHSHCQGIEGVVDAVKMKWSGLLPSDNVNKHDSSFHGSTNTTSVHPSIDGTLPTGGHIQTVVTQANSNVGKEGFEPMVEGADGLLAQDSFGRWMNYVMTESPGSLDNPSSGSSISNGYGSNINGEVDHHHSSMHKQVIVIGYFNGGPSHLVDSDLLMILGDECIPAEMIQHGVYRCKALPHSPGLVNLHLSMDGQTPISQVMSFEYRSPSVVNEVASPNDEPSRDEFQIQIRLAHLLFSSSNSLSILSNKASPTVLKEAKKFAHSTSSIIKDWDYLIKSVMNNDISFQHAQKSLFEITLKNKLHEWLLERVIEGSKISARDHQGLGIIHLCAILGYTWAVRPFSRSVLSLDFRDSRGWTALHYAAHFGRYGYPILVNRTLHL, encoded by the exons ATGGGTCTGAG agaagaagaagccatAGGAATTGTGGGTTTGAATCAAGAGTTCAGGGAAGAATCAAGATGGGTTCATAGTCATTGTCAAGGAATTGAAGGAGTTGTCGATGCTGTGAAGATGAAATGG AGCGGCCTTCTTCCATCTGACAATGTAAATAAGCACGATTCATCCTTTCACGGTTCTACAAACACAACTTCTGTGCATCCTTCAATTGATGGTACACTTCCAACCGGTGGACACATTCAGACTGTGGTTACTCAAGCAAACTCAAATGTCGGGAAAGAAGGCTTTGAGCCAATGGTAGAGGGTGCAGATGGTTTGCTGGCACAAGACAGTTTCGGAAGGTGGATGAACTACGTGATGACCGAATCCCCAGGTTCATTAGACAATCCATCGAGTGGATCCTCGATTTCAAATGGTTATGGATCGAATATAAATGGGGAAGTGGATCATCATCACTCCTCTATGCATAAACAA GTCATAGTGATCGGATATTTTAATGGAGGACCATCACATCTTGTCGATTCGGATTTACTTATGATATTAGGTGACGAATGTATTCCAGCTGAAATGATTCAACACGGGGTATATCGGTGCAAGGCTTTACCACATTCTCCTGGGTTGGTAAACCTACATTTGAGCATGGATGGTCAAACTCCTATTAGCCAAGTTATGAGTTTTGAGTATCGCTCTCCTTCAGTGGTAAATGAGGTGGCTTCACCTAACGATGAACCTAGCAGGGATGAATTCCAGATTCAGATTAGGCTTGCACATCTGCTCTTCTCATCAAGCAACAGCCTGAGCATCCTATCAAACAAGGCATCTCCAACTGTGTTAAAGGAAGCAAAAAAGTTTGCACACTCAACCTCATCCATTATCAAAGATTGGGACTATTTGATTAAGTCAGTTATGAACAATGATATCTCATTTCAACATGCGCAAAAAAGTTTGTTTGAGATCACTTTGAAGAACAAATTACATGAGTGGCTTTTGGAAAGAGTAATTGAGGGGTCAAAGATCAGTGCTCGTGATCATCAAGGTCTTGGGATAATTCATTTGTGTGCAATTTTAGGTTATACTTGGGCTGTTCGACCGTTTTCACGTTCTGTCCTCTCCTTGGATTTTCGCGACTCTCGTGGATGGACGGCTTTGCATTACGCTGCACACTTTGGAAGGTATGGTTATCCTATTCTAGTAAATCGGACGCTCCACCTGTAG